In Pelmatolapia mariae isolate MD_Pm_ZW linkage group LG8, Pm_UMD_F_2, whole genome shotgun sequence, one genomic interval encodes:
- the LOC134632823 gene encoding cytochrome c oxidase assembly protein COX19 — protein MSTAMNFGSKTFKPRPPDKGSFPLDHFGECKAFKEKFMKCLRENNYDNSMCRLQSKDYLECRMDHQLMTKEPLEKLGFKDLMDPPPSQAGKDNKA, from the exons ATGTCTACCGCTATGAATTTCGGGTCGAAGACTTTTAAACCTCGGCCTCCGGACAAAGGCTCGTTCCCTCTGGACCATTTCG gaGAGTGCAAAGCCTTCAAAGAAAAGTTCATGAAATGTCTCAGAGAGAACAACTATGACAACTCCATGTGCCGACTGCAGTCCAAAGACTACCTGGAGTGCCGAATGGACCA tcagcTGATGACCAAGGAGCCTCTGGAGAAACTAGGATTTAAGGACCTGATGGATCCTCCCCCCAGCCAAGCAGGCAAAGACAACAAAGCCTGA